The sequence AATATCAACTGGTATACCATTTTCGTCATAAGGCATATCTTCAACAGGATTAATTTTAGAAATTACTCCTTTATTTCCATGTCTTCCTGCCATTTTATCGCCAGGTTGAATCTGACGTTTAACTGCTAAATACACTTTAACTATTTTTAAAACACCAGGAGCAAGATCATCGCCTTGTGTAATTTTTTGACGTTTTATTTCTATTTTTTTATTAAATTCTTCTTTTAATTCATGATGTTGTTTAGCAAGTTTTTCTATTTCTTTTTTTTTGTCTTTTTGTTTAATGTCTACAGAAAACCATTTTTCAAAAGGTAGTGTATCAAGCTGTTTTGTTTCAATATCAAGCGATATAAAAGTTTTTTTAATATGAGTAAATAAACTAGATTCAAATATTTTGAATTCTTCAGTAAGATCTTGTTTGATTTTCTTCAGTTGCATGTCTTCAATTTCTAAAGCTCTTTTATCTTTTTTTACACCATCTCTTGTAAATATTTGTACATCTATCACGGTACCTGATACTCCATTCGGTACTCGTAATGAAGAATCTTTTACATCTGATGCTTTTTCACCAAAAATAGCACGTAATAATTTTTCTTCTGGAGTTAATTGTGTTTCCCCTTTTGGAGTTACTTTGCCAACTAGTATGTCGCCGCCAGTTACTTCTGCTCCAATATAAACAATTCCTGATTCGTCTAATTTAGATAATGCAGCTTCTCCTACATTTGGTATATCTGAACTAATTTCTTCTGCTCCTAATTTAGTATCTCTTGATATACAAGATAACTCCTGAATATGAATTGTGGTGAAGCGATCTTCTTGAACAACCCTTTCTGAGACTAATATTGAATCTTCAAAATTGTATCCATTCCATGGCATAAATGCTACACGCATATTTTGTCCTAATGCAAGTTCTCCTAAATCTGTAGATGGACCGTCTGCTAGAACATCACCTTTTTTAATTTTTTCGCCTAAATTAACGCAGGGCTGTTGATTAATACAAGTATTTTGATTAGATCGAGTATATTTAGTAAGATTATAAATATCTATTCCAGCTTCTCTTGAATACATTTCTTTTTCATCTACTTTTATTACTATACGTGAAGCATCTACATATTGAACAACACCACTTCTTTTAGCTACTGCTGTAACACCAGAATCTACTGCTACTGCTCGTTCCATTCCGGTCCCTATCAAAGGTTTATCTGTTTTAAGGGTAGGTACTGCTTGACGTTGCATATTAGCACCCATCAGTGCTCTATTAGCATCATCATGTTCAGGAAAAGGAATTAAAGACGCTCCAACAGATACAATTTGTTGAGTAGATACATCCATATAATTTACTTGATTACGGTTGAATAAACTAGATTCGCCTTTATGTCGGCAAGTTACTAAATCGTCAGTAAAAAAACCAGTTTTATCGATATTAGTATTAGCTTGTGCAATAATATAATTGCCTTCTTCTATAGCTGATAGATAATGAATTTCCTCACTAACTAAACCGTTACAAACTTTTCGATAAGGTGTTTCTAAAAATCCATGAGAATTTGTTTGAGCGTACACAGATAAAGAATTAATTAATCCAATATTCGGACCTTCTGGTGTTTCGATAGGACATACTCGTCCATAATGTGTTGGATGTACATCTCGAACTTCAAAACCTGCTCTTTCTCTGGTTAAACCACCTAAACCTAATGCTGAAATTCTTCTTTTATGCGTAATTTCTGATAAAGGATTATTTTGATCCATAAATTGTGATAATTGACTAGAACCAAAAAATTCTTTAACCGCAGCTGATATTGGTTTAGCATTAATCATATCTTGTGGCATAAGCGCATCTAAATCGCCGATAGACAATCTTTCTTTAACTGCTCTTTCCACTCTTACTAAACCGATTCTAAATTGGTTTTCCGCCATTTCACCTACTGATCTAACACGTCGATTTCCTAGATGATCAATATCATCTACTTCTCCTTTTCCATTTCGGATATCGATAATTTTTTTTATAACATCAATGATGTCTTCTTTATTTAACGTACTTGAACCTTTAGTTTCTTCACGTAAAAGGGATCTGTTAAATTTCATTCTACCTACAGTAGAAAGATCGTATCTGTCTTCAGAAAAAAATAAATTTTCGAATAAATTTTCTGTTGCCTCTTTAGTAGGTGGTTCTCCTGGCCTCATAACTCGATAAATTTCTATTAAAGCACTCATACGATCATTAGATGAATCTATTCGTAACGTTTCTGATATATATGGACCATGATCTAAATCATTAGTAAACAATGTTTCAATAGAGTAGAAACCTAATTTTTTTAATTTTTCTAATATCTCTAAAGATAATTCTGTATTAGAAGAAATAATTGTTTCGCCTGTTTTTTTATCTACATAATTTTTAGATACAATTCTTCCAAGAATATATTCAACAGGAACTGTGATAGATTTTATT is a genomic window of Buchnera aphidicola str. APS (Acyrthosiphon pisum) containing:
- the rpoB gene encoding DNA-directed RNA polymerase subunit beta, which codes for MVYSYTEKKRIRKDFGKRPKVLDIPYLLSIQLNSFKKFIQPDLSGQHGLEAAFRSVFPIRGYNGNSELQYVSYRLGETIFDVKECQIRGATYSAALRVKLRLVIYERDILEATVKDIKEQEVYMGEIPLMTNNGTFIINGTERVVVSQLHRSPGVFFDSDKGKTHSSGKVLYNARIIPYRGSWLDFEFDPKDNLFVRIDRRRKLPVSIILRALNYNTEEILNIFFEKNIFKIENNKIVLELVPERLRGETASFNIKKNGIIYVEKGRRITAKHIQELKNNKIKSITVPVEYILGRIVSKNYVDKKTGETIISSNTELSLEILEKLKKLGFYSIETLFTNDLDHGPYISETLRIDSSNDRMSALIEIYRVMRPGEPPTKEATENLFENLFFSEDRYDLSTVGRMKFNRSLLREETKGSSTLNKEDIIDVIKKIIDIRNGKGEVDDIDHLGNRRVRSVGEMAENQFRIGLVRVERAVKERLSIGDLDALMPQDMINAKPISAAVKEFFGSSQLSQFMDQNNPLSEITHKRRISALGLGGLTRERAGFEVRDVHPTHYGRVCPIETPEGPNIGLINSLSVYAQTNSHGFLETPYRKVCNGLVSEEIHYLSAIEEGNYIIAQANTNIDKTGFFTDDLVTCRHKGESSLFNRNQVNYMDVSTQQIVSVGASLIPFPEHDDANRALMGANMQRQAVPTLKTDKPLIGTGMERAVAVDSGVTAVAKRSGVVQYVDASRIVIKVDEKEMYSREAGIDIYNLTKYTRSNQNTCINQQPCVNLGEKIKKGDVLADGPSTDLGELALGQNMRVAFMPWNGYNFEDSILVSERVVQEDRFTTIHIQELSCISRDTKLGAEEISSDIPNVGEAALSKLDESGIVYIGAEVTGGDILVGKVTPKGETQLTPEEKLLRAIFGEKASDVKDSSLRVPNGVSGTVIDVQIFTRDGVKKDKRALEIEDMQLKKIKQDLTEEFKIFESSLFTHIKKTFISLDIETKQLDTLPFEKWFSVDIKQKDKKKEIEKLAKQHHELKEEFNKKIEIKRQKITQGDDLAPGVLKIVKVYLAVKRQIQPGDKMAGRHGNKGVISKINPVEDMPYDENGIPVDIVLNPLGVPSRMNIGQILETHLGMAAKGIGDKINHMLKTQEKISNLRKFIQKAFDLGDNLRQKVNLDTFSNEEILRLAKNLKNGIPISTPVFDGAQENEIKQMLKFAGLPTSGQIILFDGRTGEKFERPVTVGYMYMLKLNHLVDDKMHARSTGSYSLVTQQPLGGKAQFGGQRFGEMEVWALEAYGASYTLQEMLTVKSDDVNGRTKMYKNIVDGNHQMEPGMPESFNVLLKEIRSLGINIELESE